A region of the Trichocoleus sp. genome:
CGCCAGGTTTTTGGGATGATTGTAAACCTGGGCATACATAAAGTACCGTACCAGCAGGTAGTGCTCGATCGCCGCCATCCCTTTTTGAGCAACGACAAGTTGTTGAGTCACAGGCTCATAGCGGAGTGCCAACAAAATTCGATCAAGATCTAAGCGACCGTAAGATGCTCCCGTAAAGTAGCTATCTCGCATCAAATAATCGATCCGATCGCAGTCTAGCTGACTCGACACAAGCTGCCAAACCAGCGGCACAGGATGCTGCTTTCGATAAACCTGCTGAATCTGATCGAGCAAATCCGGGTCAAAGCCATCGAGCAGTGACCGAATTGGCTCATATTCTTTCAAAATCCGGTCTGTCCAATGCTCATGATTACAGCCAAAGATCTCTTCGCAAGTGTGGCTAAAGGGACCATGACCAATATCATGCAGCAGCGCCGCACAGAGCACGACCGGACGGTAAGGCTGAAGCTGAGGGGCATCTTTGGCAACGCGATCGAACGCCCGACGAGCCACCACCATCACGCCCAGCGAATGAGTAAAGCGTGATCCTTCTGCTCCATGAAACGTCAGACTTGCAGGCCCCAGTTGCCGAATTCGGCGTAGCCGCTGGAATACAGGCGTATCAATTAGCTGGATCAGCAGTGCCTCAGTGGGGTCACGTCCATTGAGAACGATCGCCCCATGCAAGGGGTCATGATAAACTCGTTCGCGGCTAGGCGGCTCCTGCCAGGACTGCATGATGGGTAAGCAACTCAACGGCTGCCTGATATTGACGATCGGACTCAGTGGCAATTTCGTCCCGCGAGATTGGGTCAAGCGGCACTTCGACATCGGGAGCAATGCCCTGACGGTTGATGTCGTGATGGTTGGGCGTTTCATATTTGGCGATCGTCACAGCCAACCCAGAACCATCAGAGAGATTAAAGAGCGACTGAATCAACCCTTTACCAAAGGTGCGTTCTCCAACCAGTTGAGCGCGTCCGTTATCTTGCAAAGCCCCTGCCAAAATTTCGCTGGCGCTGGCGGTTCCCTGATTCACCAATACAATCAGCGGATCAGGGGTCACCGCTTCTCCATCAGCAGCAAAGCTATCTTGAATGCCATTGCGGTTAACGGTATAAACAACTGTGCCTTCGTTCAGCCAGAGCCGCGCAATATCAATCCCTGCTTGCAGCAGACCGCCCGGATTACTCCGCAAATCCAAAATATAGGCATCTGCGCCCTGTTGTTCCATGCGCTTCACAGCACTCGCCAGCTCTGCACTCGCGTTAGCATTAAATTGGCTGAGCCGCAGATAACCGATCTGAGTCCCATTGGATTGAGGACGCAGCTCAGCATAGACCGGATTCAGGCTAATTCGATTGCGTACCAGCAAGACGTCCTTGGCGTTGACGATATCTTCGCCTTCTTGAGCAATGGTCAACGTCACTCGACTGCCCATCGGTCCACGCATCCGTTCAGCCGCTTCATCCAGCGTCAGCTTTGTGGTCAAAACGCCGTTAATCTTAACAATTCGATCGCGAGGCTTAATTCCAGCTTGAGCTGCCGGAGAACCTTCGATCGGGGCAATCACGCGCAGTTCGCTGTTGGGGTTGTCCTGGGTGATTTGCAGACCCACTCCCGTTAGCTCACCAGAAGTATTGGTTTGCAGGCTACGATACTGGTCGGGCTTGAGCAATCGTGTAAAGGGGTCATCTAGCGATGCCAGCATTTTTTGAATCGCGGCATAGGTCTGTTCCCGGTCTTGAAGCGGTTGCTGCAATATTTTTTGGCGCACCTGCCACCAATTCTGATGATTGAAGGTGTCATCCACATAGGCGCGATCGACCAGTCGCCAGACTTCACTCACCAATCGTTGCTCTTCCGTAAAGGCGGTGGCTGAGGGAACCCACCCTCCCCATATCCAGGCAACTGCAAATACTAAAACGAATCCAACTCGGATAATCTGTTTTCTCATGGGACAGATTTTAAACTGCGGTCAGGCTTGACGGCTACGACAAGAATATATATAAAGTCAAAGCAATTTACCTTAACTTTAGCTCTCACTTTTTGGGCTTAATCCTTGATCTTGATCGGCTTTTGGCTTACCCGTTTTTTAGCTCGACCAGAAGAAACAGTAGCGAAGCTTCGCTTGGTGGCATAGGCTGAGATATCGATGAGGTGGCGAACTTGAGTTAAACACTTATCCTATCAGAATTTCCCTGAAACCCGGATCTAGCAATGGCTTTCGCAATACAATCTGCCTGAGAACTGTGTTACATTTAGTGACAGTGGATAATACTCTCGGACTCTTGTCTTCATGTTTACAAAGCAGGTAACTGACTCAAAAGTCTATCAGTGGTTTCAGGAGCGTCTGGAGATTCAAGCCCTGGCTGATGACATCACCAGTAAGTATGTACCGCCTCATGTCAACATCTTCTATTGCTTGGGTGGGATTACGCTTGTTTGCTTCTTGATCCAGTTTGCGACTGGCTTCGCAATGACTTTTTACTATAAACCGACTGTCACGGAAGCGTTTCAATCCGTGCAGTATTTGATGACTGATGTCAACTTTGGCTGGCTGATTCGCTCCATCCACCGCTGGTCTGCCAGCATGATGGTGCTGATGATGATTCTGCACGTCTTCCGCGTTTACCTGACAGGCGGCTTCAAAAAGCCCCGCGAGTTGACCTGGGTGACGGGCGTGATTCTGGCTGTGATCACCGTTTCGTTTGGCGTAACTGGCTACTCGCTTCCCTGGGATCAGGTTGGCTACTGGGCAGTCAAAATTGTTTCTGGTGTTCCTGAAGCAATTCCCGTTGTCGGTTCTTTGATGGTAGAACTGCTGCGAGGCGGTCAGAGTGTGGGTCAGGCAACCCTAACCCGTTTCTATAGTCTTCACACCTTTGTTCTGCCCTGGCTGATTGCCGTATTCATGCTGGCGCACTTCCTGATGATTCGGAAGCAGGGTATTTCTGGTCCGTTGTAATCTCCACTAGGAAGCTAGATTGTTGGGGTTCGATCGCCGCGATTCAGGTTTATCGCTTTGACCTATCGTTTGATGACCGAAATGCTGACAGTTGCTGAACTTCCTGCTATTTTGACTTCAAAGACCCCAAGGAGAGCATTCAGTCATGTCAATTTTGAAAAAACCGGATCTCGCTGATCCCGTGTTGCGTGAAAAGCTGAAGAAGGGCATGGGTCACAACTATTATGGTGAACCCGCTTGGCCCAACGACTTGCTGTATGTCTTCCCAGTTGTAATTCTGGGAACGATCGCTTGCTGCGTCGCGCTTGCAGTTCTCGATCCAGCACTGGTTGGTGAGCCTGCAAATCCCTTTGCAACCCCGCTGGAAATTCTGCCGGAATGGTATCTGTTCCCCGCATTCCAGATCTTGCGCGTTGTCCCCAACAAACTGCTGGGAATTGCCCTACAAACTGCAATTCCACTGGGCTTGATGCTGATTCCCTTCATTGAGAGCGTCAACAAGTTCCAGAACCCCTTCCGTCGTCCCGTTGCAACCACGCTCTTCCTGTTCGGTACATTGGTGACGCTGTGGCTGGGTATTGGTGCAACCTTCCCGATCGACAAATCCCTGACCCTGGGTTTGTTCTAAGGCTCCCTTTCTTTTTGCTGACACCTGCGCTGATTTTTTGTGGATGAGTTTTGCATCCTGAGAAGACATCGCAGGTGTTTTAATTTGGTATGGTTTACCCAAGATGTCGGTTTATAGCAGAAAAGTGTCGATACTGAGGGCAGACGAGCTGCAAATTGCCCATGACCTCTCCTGCTGAATCGGATGCTGCAAATCTGGAAGATGCTCAGACATCGATCGCCCCATCTCCCTATCTATTTGTCTTTCTAGAAGTTTTTGCTCAGGAAGGCGGCATTCAATCCTACGTCCAAGATATTTTTCGCAGCTATTTAAGTTTGAAAGCGCTGCCCCAAGCCGATGTGCTGCTGCTGCGCGATCAAGCTAGTGAGTCCAACCCGTTCCAGTCCCCTCACCTGAAGTTTCACTGCTTTCAGTCGCGCTCTGCCCGATTGGGGCGGCTTAAGTTTTCGGTAGCGCTGCTGACCTACTTGGTTAAACGCAAACCGCAGCGGGTCTTTTGTGGACATATTAAACTGGCTCCGCTGATTCGGATGTTCTGTCAACCGCTTGGCATTCCTTATACGGTTCTGACTTATGGCAAAGAAGTCTGGGAACCATTACCTCCTTCAGAACGCGATGCTCTTCAGCAAGCCGATCGCCTTTGGACAATCAGTCGCTATAGCCGCAATCGAGCCTGTGCTGCCAACCTGCTTGAGCCAGCCAAAATTAAGCTGCTGCCCTGTGCAGTGGATAGTGAGCAATTTAGCCCTGGCGAAAAGCCCCTGGAACTGCTGCAACAATATGGGCTACAAGACTCCAGAGTTTTGATGACCGTTGCCCGCCTCTGGTCAGGCGATATTTATAAAGGGGTCGATGTTACCCTACGTGCCCTGCCATCGCTCGCTCAGGCAATTCCGGATGTGAAATACCTGGTGATTGGCAGAGGGGATGATCAGCCCAGGCTGGCAAAGCTGGCGAGCGAGCTGGGCGTGAGCGATCGAGTGATCTTTGCCGGATTCGTTCCCACTCAAGAATTAGTCAAGCATTATCGCCTTGCTGATGCTTACGTTATGCCCTCTCAAGAGGGATTTGGCATCGTTTATTTAGAAGCAATGGCTTGTGGTCTACCCGTCTTGGCTGGAGATGCAGACGGATCAGCCGATCCGCTACAGGATGGAAAGCTCGGATGGCATGTTCCCCACCGCAATTCAACCGCTGTTGCCCAAGCTTGCATCACTATCTTGCAGGAGCGAGCTGCTTATTTACAGCATCAGGAGTGCGATCGTCGCTGCGACAGTAGGTGGCTTCGGCAACAGGTTTTAGCGCACTTTAGCAGAGCAGCCTTCACCGAGCAGTTGCAACTTCTGCTGAACGAAGATTAGGAAATTTAAGTCGAGGTAAGGTTGGGGCAAGTTAAGCTGAGATCGAATGATCTGCCCGATCGCGTCTTGGTAAAGCCTGATCATCCTGATCATACAGATGGTTTGTTGCCCGGAAATTACCTGAGACAGGAGATAGCCGATCGCCGTTCAGCCATCTCTGCCGCCGCTGCATCGTTTATGCTGGAGACATCTAAGATGGAAGACCGTCTTAAATTTTTTTGTTTGCTTCCTTAAATCTGCTACTAAAGATAACTAATAAGCTTGAAATAGCCCAATTTCTCTGTTGAAGCAAGTTCCTCCACCTGAAGGATGGTGTAGGGCATACAAGTTGGCAGAATTGCAAAATTGACATTGGATGTTAGGAGGTTAACCGTGAATCAAAATGGCTTTAGAAGCCTACAGTTTAATTTCTCCGGTTTTAGCTTTTGGTTAAGTCTCCTGGCACTCGTTTGGCTTTTAGGATCGATCGGGTTAGGTTGGCTAGTGAAATCTGCGATTATCTTGGTGGGCTTGCTTTTAGTCACGCCATTGATTGCTTTCATCGGATTTCGCTGGTGGCTGAAGCGCAATCTGGTTGTTGCTCGCTGTCCGGTTTGTAGCTACGAGTCAGCAGGCATCAACGGCACACAACTCCGTTGTCCGAGCTGTAGTGAGCCATTGCAGGTGCAAAAAGGACATTTTCATCGGTTGACTCCACCCGGAACGGTTGATGTGGAGGCAGTTGAGGTTCAGGTGAAGCAAATCGAAGATTAGTCAGGAGAATTTGGCCAGAAATATCACTCTAGCGGTTCTGAAGTAGCTGTTCAACTCGATCGAGCAGTTCTGGCATAGGAATCGCAGGCGGCAGTATTTCAGTGGCAACCGTCTGCCAGATTGCTTCAAACTCTCGCATTTGCCCAGTATTGGTTCGAGAATGGGTTGGATGAGGATTCCAAACGAGAATCGGGGGTTTTGCGGGAAGCTGCTCAATTTGTTGAGCAATCGTCAGCAGCATCGCTTGCGGCTCAAAGGAATGAACACAGAACAGCAGCATGTCGAGATTTTGATGCTCAAGCTGTTGCCAGACCTCGCTCCAAGAAGAACTCACTGTACTTTGATAGCCTGCCATTTGCAGGTATTGGGAAAGCGCCTGAAGTGCATGAGCAGGTTTGAATTCCGCAGTAGTAGGCTTGGCTTCCAATTGACCAAAATCTACGATCGTTACACAAGGCTGCCAGTGAATTCCTGCTGCCATCCGAATAACTTGGAGCAGATCAGTAAGAACAGGGGTGCTGGTTTCACGCGTCTCGGAAGTTGTCTCTGCCAGACAGGGAAAGACTGTCAGTTCAGGAATTTGGTTTGCTGCCTGAGTAACTTCTACGTCTAACGTAATAATTGGCAAAGCAGTCAAAAATGGATACTGGCTCAAATGTTGCATATAGATCACCGGATCAGAGAGCAGATTATCCAGCAGCACCACATTTGGCTTCCAAACCCGTGCCAGCAAATCTGCCTGCTCTAAATCATCTACTTCCAGCACGCGACACTGATGCAGATGCAGCAAAGATGCGAGATCCTGAGCAAACGGCTGATCGATCGCTTGAAAGGCTGAGCGATTTTTTCCTTCATGTAGATGCAGAACTGTCAAGCTAGGCAGTGCACTCTC
Encoded here:
- the ctpA gene encoding carboxyl-terminal processing protease CtpA, with the translated sequence MRKQIIRVGFVLVFAVAWIWGGWVPSATAFTEEQRLVSEVWRLVDRAYVDDTFNHQNWWQVRQKILQQPLQDREQTYAAIQKMLASLDDPFTRLLKPDQYRSLQTNTSGELTGVGLQITQDNPNSELRVIAPIEGSPAAQAGIKPRDRIVKINGVLTTKLTLDEAAERMRGPMGSRVTLTIAQEGEDIVNAKDVLLVRNRISLNPVYAELRPQSNGTQIGYLRLSQFNANASAELASAVKRMEQQGADAYILDLRSNPGGLLQAGIDIARLWLNEGTVVYTVNRNGIQDSFAADGEAVTPDPLIVLVNQGTASASEILAGALQDNGRAQLVGERTFGKGLIQSLFNLSDGSGLAVTIAKYETPNHHDINRQGIAPDVEVPLDPISRDEIATESDRQYQAAVELLTHHAVLAGAA
- a CDS encoding cytochrome b6, producing MFTKQVTDSKVYQWFQERLEIQALADDITSKYVPPHVNIFYCLGGITLVCFLIQFATGFAMTFYYKPTVTEAFQSVQYLMTDVNFGWLIRSIHRWSASMMVLMMILHVFRVYLTGGFKKPRELTWVTGVILAVITVSFGVTGYSLPWDQVGYWAVKIVSGVPEAIPVVGSLMVELLRGGQSVGQATLTRFYSLHTFVLPWLIAVFMLAHFLMIRKQGISGPL
- a CDS encoding HD domain-containing protein, with amino-acid sequence MTQSRGTKLPLSPIVNIRQPLSCLPIMQSWQEPPSRERVYHDPLHGAIVLNGRDPTEALLIQLIDTPVFQRLRRIRQLGPASLTFHGAEGSRFTHSLGVMVVARRAFDRVAKDAPQLQPYRPVVLCAALLHDIGHGPFSHTCEEIFGCNHEHWTDRILKEYEPIRSLLDGFDPDLLDQIQQVYRKQHPVPLVWQLVSSQLDCDRIDYLMRDSYFTGASYGRLDLDRILLALRYEPVTQQLVVAQKGMAAIEHYLLVRYFMYAQVYNHPKNLAATLVLEQAFRLAKVRWQEGKLFVDETMAAWLEADCNALSIEQYLAADDSLCLYHLQRWQRSFDPVLSDLCRRFLDRDLPKAWDISHITLEAQQTLLQIAQRELDDLGFVSEYYVGIRKTLSRGYTLYQKGINLLTDAGLCEISELSPLIRTLTQPLQRSWLIYPREIQPESLLS
- the petD gene encoding cytochrome b6-f complex subunit IV, coding for MSILKKPDLADPVLREKLKKGMGHNYYGEPAWPNDLLYVFPVVILGTIACCVALAVLDPALVGEPANPFATPLEILPEWYLFPAFQILRVVPNKLLGIALQTAIPLGLMLIPFIESVNKFQNPFRRPVATTLFLFGTLVTLWLGIGATFPIDKSLTLGLF
- a CDS encoding glycosyltransferase family 4 protein, with amino-acid sequence MTSPAESDAANLEDAQTSIAPSPYLFVFLEVFAQEGGIQSYVQDIFRSYLSLKALPQADVLLLRDQASESNPFQSPHLKFHCFQSRSARLGRLKFSVALLTYLVKRKPQRVFCGHIKLAPLIRMFCQPLGIPYTVLTYGKEVWEPLPPSERDALQQADRLWTISRYSRNRACAANLLEPAKIKLLPCAVDSEQFSPGEKPLELLQQYGLQDSRVLMTVARLWSGDIYKGVDVTLRALPSLAQAIPDVKYLVIGRGDDQPRLAKLASELGVSDRVIFAGFVPTQELVKHYRLADAYVMPSQEGFGIVYLEAMACGLPVLAGDADGSADPLQDGKLGWHVPHRNSTAVAQACITILQERAAYLQHQECDRRCDSRWLRQQVLAHFSRAAFTEQLQLLLNED